From the genome of Desulfuromonadales bacterium:
AACGTCGTCTCCAACCTGCCCCTGTTCGTGGTCGGCCTGCTCGGCCTGCTCCACCTGTGGCTGCACCGGCGTGAGCTCTTCGCCGACCGGCGGGAAAGCCGGGCCTTCGCGGTCTTTTTCCTCGGGATCGCCCTGACCGGCTGCGGCTCGGCCTGGTACCACCTGGCACCGGACAATGACCGGCTTTTCTGGGACCGCCTGCCGATGGCCGTGGCTTTCATGGCCTTCACCGCGGCGATGCTCGCCGAGAGGGTGAGCGTTCTCTGCGGCAGCCGCGCCCTCCTCCCCCTGCTGAGCGCCGGCGTCGCCAGCGTGATCTGGTGGCGCCTGACCGAGCAGGCGGGGGCGGGAGACCTGCGCCCCTACGGCTTCGTCCACTTCTACCCGGCCGTTCTCATTCCGCTGTTGCTGTGCTTCCTTCCCGCGCGCTATACGCGGGGCGGCGAGGTGTGGGGTGTTCTCTTCTTCTTCGGCCTGGCTGTCGTCTGCGAGCTTCTCGACCGGCCGATATTTGCCCTCGGCGGTCTGGTGGGCGGCCACACCCTGAAGCATCTCTTCGCCGCCATCGCCGTCTGGTGGGTCCTGCGGATGCTCGCCACCCGGCACTATCGCGAAGGCTGAGCCGGAAGTGCACGGTTTCATCGTTGACAGGATCCCCCGCAAATTGTAATAGTGACGGTCTCGATTCGAGTCTCAAACCACCTGAAGGAGTTGACACGATGCTCAAGCATGTCGTTTTTTTCAAGTTCAAGCCCGAAGCCGACGCCGCCGGGATTGCCGACCTGGAGAAAAGCCTGCGGGCGCTGCCCGCCGTGATTCCGGAGATCCGGGAGTTTGTCGTTGGCCGTGACGTGGTCCGTTCGGAACGTTCCTACGATCTCGCCCTGGTTTCCGGTTTCGACGACCTGGCGGCGATGAACCGTTATCAGGTCCACCCCGACCACCAGGCGGTGGTCGCCAAGGTCAAGGCACTTTGCAATGGCGTCGTCGCCGTCGATTTTGAGTGCTGAGCTGGACCGCCAGGGAGGCCGGCCGATGGACAGGGATGAATTCGAAAGACGCCGTGCCGAGCGCCGGTACTCGCTCAATTTCCTTGAATTTGCCGTGGTCGGGGAGAACGGCGAAGTCCTTTTCCGCGAGATGGGAAGGACGCTGAACGTCAGCTTGGCAGGCATCAAGCTGGAAACCCCGGCGCTGCTCGAGGCGGGGCAGATGGTCCAGGTGACCCTCGGCCTCAAGGATGACATGATCGACCTGATCGGCAAAGTGGCGCACATCAAGGTCGCCGGCCCGGAGATGTTCAGTGCCGGGATTCAATTCACCCGGCAGGATGACGAGGGACGGCGGGTGCTCAGCCGGTACCTGGCGGCGTTCAGGGACGAAGCCGCCGCCGGGCTTTGAACAGCCGGTTCGGCGGATCGATGCCGTCGTCGTTGCAGGTGCCGACGATTGCACAACTTTCTGCAGTTGCTATACTTTCCTGGGCAGGCTCGATCGCCCGGGAGTTGTCCCCTCGCCCCCGTCCGTCTCTTACCCGACCGCAGCGCAGGCCGCATGAGTTTTGCCCACAACGTCAGTCCGCAGTGGCTGGAGAATCTGTACCGTCTCTGGCAGGAGGCGCCTGACCGGTTGCCTCCGCAGTGGCAATCGTTTTTCCAGGGCTTCGAGTTGGGCGAGGAAAGCGGGGCAGGGGCTGCGTGCCTCGATCCTGCCCATGCCCTCAAACAGTCGGGCGTACAATCCCTGATCTATCGTTACCGCGATATCGGACACCTGCTTTCCTGCACCAACCCCCTCGACGTCTGCCAGACCGAACATCCCCTGCTCGCCCTCGAGGTTTTCGACCTCGACGAAGCGGACCTCGACACCGTTTTTCGCACCCGCCGTTTTTTCCGGCAGAGCGCCACCCTGCGCGAGATCGTCGAGACCCTGCGGGAGACCTACTGTCGTTCGATCGGCGTCGAGTTCATGCACATCCAGGACCCCGCCGAACGGCAGTGGCTGATCGACCGCATGGAGCCGACCCGCAACCGGCCCGACTTCTCCCGCGAGGAGAAGCTGCGGATCCTGAGCAAGCTGCAGGAGGCGACCCTGTTCGAGGCCTTCCTGCACCGCAAATTTCTCGGCCAGAAGCGCTTCTCCATCGAGGGGGGAGAGGCGCTCATCGCCCTGCTCGACCAGGTGGTGCGCCGGGCGGCCGCCTTCGGGATGCGCGACCTGGTGCTGGGGATGTCGCATCGCGGACGACTCAATGTCTTGGCCAATATCTTTGGCAAGCCCCTGGAAAACCTCTTCGCTGAATTCACCGACAACATCGAATACCAGATCGTCGGCGAGGGGGACGTCAAGTACCACCAGGGTTTTTCCACCGACGTGGACGGGCCGGGTGGGGCGTCGCTCCATATCACCCTGGCGTCCAACCCCAGCCACCTGGAGTCGGTCGACCCGGTGGTCGAGGGGAAGTGCCGGGCCCGGCAGGATGATTATGACGACCGCGACGGCAAGCAGGTGCTGCCGGTCCTGATGCACGGCGATGCCGCCTTCGCCGGCCAGGGGCTGGTCGCCGAGACCCTCAACCTCTCCCAGCTCGAAGGCTTCAGCACGGGCGGCACCCTGCACATCGTCCTCAACAACCAGATCGGCTTCACCACTCTGCCGAAGGATGCGCGCTCCACCCTCTACGCCACCGATGTCG
Proteins encoded in this window:
- a CDS encoding PilZ domain-containing protein — translated: MDRDEFERRRAERRYSLNFLEFAVVGENGEVLFREMGRTLNVSLAGIKLETPALLEAGQMVQVTLGLKDDMIDLIGKVAHIKVAGPEMFSAGIQFTRQDDEGRRVLSRYLAAFRDEAAAGL
- a CDS encoding ceramidase domain-containing protein, coding for NVVSNLPLFVVGLLGLLHLWLHRRELFADRRESRAFAVFFLGIALTGCGSAWYHLAPDNDRLFWDRLPMAVAFMAFTAAMLAERVSVLCGSRALLPLLSAGVASVIWWRLTEQAGAGDLRPYGFVHFYPAVLIPLLLCFLPARYTRGGEVWGVLFFFGLAVVCELLDRPIFALGGLVGGHTLKHLFAAIAVWWVLRMLATRHYREG
- a CDS encoding Dabb family protein encodes the protein MLKHVVFFKFKPEADAAGIADLEKSLRALPAVIPEIREFVVGRDVVRSERSYDLALVSGFDDLAAMNRYQVHPDHQAVVAKVKALCNGVVAVDFEC